The DNA segment GTAGACCTGCATATTGGCCTGCCAGACACGCTCAATATGCGGCATCAGCCATTCATCGCGCTTGGCCCTGGCGCTGCGCAGTTCCGGATTGCGCTGCCGTGCCGCATGACGCCGGTAAGCCGATGGGGCGACCTGCAACACGCGGCAGATCGGCTCGACCCCATAGGCATCCCGATGCTCGTCGATGTAGGCGTTCAGGACTTCAGCTTGCGGTCGAGCTCCGCTTGGGCGAAAAAAGCGCTGGCCGTGCGCAGGATGTCATTGGCACGCCGCAACTCCTTGATCTCGCGCTCCAGCTCCTTGATGTGCTGTGCCTCGGCTGTGGTCGTACCCGCGCGCGACCCGGCATCGATCTCTACACGCTTGACCCATTCATGCAGGGTGTTGGCCGAACAGCCGATCTTCGGGGCGATCGACTCCACCGCGGCCCACAGCGAGGGATACTCCCCGCGATGCTCCTGGACCATTCGCACCGCACGCTCACGGACCTCAGGGGAAAATTTGTTCAACTTGTTCATGGCTTCATTCTCTCAAGAGTTGAAGCCTCCTCAAAACCCGGGGCGATTCAGACAGCCAGATCATCAGCATTCTCAAGCAGGCCGAGGCCGGCACGCCCGTGCCTGAGCTGTGCCGCGAGCACGACATGAGCAGCGCCACGTTCTACAAGTGGCGGGCCAAGTACGGCGGCATGGACGCTTCGCTGATGGCCCGCCTGAAGGAGCTGGAGGACGAGAACCGGCGGCTGAAGAAGATGTACGCCGAGGAGCGTCTGGTTTCGGAGATTCGCAAGGAAGCCCTTGAGGGAAAATGGTAAGGCCCTCTTCGCGCCGGGAGAGGGCCCAAGACTGTGTGGCGCAACGGGGTATCAGCATCGGCCTGGCCTGCCGTGCGTTTGGGATCAGTCAGACATGCTATCGGTATCAAGCGAATCCGTCGGAAGAGAACGCGCGCATCGCCGACTGGCTGGTTCGGCTGACGCACAAGCAGCGCAACTGGGGCTTTGGGCTGTGCTTTCTGCACCTGCGCAACGTCAAGGGCTTTGGCTGGAATCACAAGCGCGTGTACCGCATCTACCGGGCGCTGGAACTGAACCTGCGGATCAAGCCCAAGCGACGGATCGTGCGCGACAAGCCCGAGCCATTGGCCGTGCCCGAGGCGCTCAACCAGAGCTGGTCGATGGATTTTATGCACGACAGCTTACAGGATGGGCGCCCGTATCGGCTGTTCAACGTCATTGACGACTACAACCGCGAAGGATTGTGCATCGAGGCCGACTTCTCGCTACCGGCCGAACGGGTTGTGCGCGCACTGGATCGGGTCATCGAATGGCGCGGCAAGCCGCAGGCGATCCGCTGCGACAACGGGCCAGAATACGTCAGCACGACCCTGGCCGCCTGGGCAGCCAAGCACGGCATTGCGCTCAACTTCATCCAACCCGGCAAACCTCAGCAGAACGCCTATATCGAGCGCTACAA comes from the Acidihalobacter yilgarnensis genome and includes:
- a CDS encoding IS3 family transposase (programmed frameshift), which codes for MISILKQAEAGTPVPELCREHDMSSATFYKWRAKYGGMDASLMARLKELEDENRRLKKMYAEERLVSEIRKEALGGKMVRPSSRRERAQDCVAQRGISIGLACRAFGISQTCYRYQANPSEENARIADWLVRLTHKQRNWGFGLCFLHLRNVKGFGWNHKRVYRIYRALELNLRIKPKRRIVRDKPEPLAVPEALNQSWSMDFMHDSLQDGRPYRLFNVIDDYNREGLCIEADFSLPAERVVRALDRVIEWRGKPQAIRCDNGPEYVSTTLAAWAAKHGIALNFIQPGKPQQNAYIERYNRTVRYDWLNQYLFESIHEVQNFATRWLWTYNHERPNMALGGITPKQKLALVA